A part of Larkinella insperata genomic DNA contains:
- a CDS encoding NADH-quinone oxidoreductase subunit A has protein sequence MLSDFGIILLFIITGLAFVGLILFVGGLLRPNRPNIEKLTTYESGEEPVGNANVQFNIRFYVVAIIFVLFDVELVFLFPWATVFGQKTLIEETDGLWGWLALTEMVVFVALLALGLAYAWVKGFLDWVKPEPKIPEVKTSVPASLYEKVNQKYK, from the coding sequence ATGCTTTCCGATTTTGGCATCATATTACTGTTCATCATTACCGGCCTGGCGTTCGTTGGGCTGATTTTGTTTGTGGGGGGGCTGCTGCGGCCCAACCGCCCAAACATCGAAAAACTAACGACGTACGAGTCCGGTGAGGAACCCGTTGGCAACGCTAATGTCCAGTTCAACATTCGATTTTACGTGGTTGCTATCATCTTTGTTTTATTCGATGTCGAACTGGTTTTTCTGTTTCCGTGGGCAACGGTTTTTGGTCAAAAAACGTTGATTGAAGAGACGGATGGCCTCTGGGGCTGGCTGGCGCTGACGGAAATGGTTGTTTTTGTGGCCTTACTGGCCCTCGGACTGGCGTATGCCTGGGTAAAAGGGTTTCTGGACTGGGTAAAACCGGAACCGAAGATACCGGAAGTAAAAACCAGCGTACCGGCCTCCCTGTACGAAAAAGTAAATCAGAAATATAAATAG
- a CDS encoding NAD(P)/FAD-dependent oxidoreductase, which translates to MNPNIPRTDRKRVVIVGAGFGGLRLARKLSSRKEFQVVLINKNNFHEFQPLYYQVATSGLEASSILFPLRAVFQNCKNVHIRVTTVTMVHPDTKTIDTGLGPIEYDYLVVAIGADTNFFGQQNIIERALPMKSVSEAITLRNRMLQNFEDALSVDSVDEKEGFLNVVVVGGGPTGVELCGTFAEMRKTVLPSDYPELDFRMMKIYLVESGAELLGPMSQESQVKSLQYLEKLGVIVRLKTRVTDFDGRIVYMNDGTTIRTNNLVWAAGVRANALNGLPAEALGRGGRLMVNRFSQVQGFTDIFAIGDIALMTEEKYPDGHPQIAQPAIQQGKHLAENLIRSLKGKPMEEFNYKDLGTMATIGRGKAVVDLPFWSFQGVFAWMVWLFVHLMAIVGVKNRLLILVNWAWNYLSDDQSLRLIIKPKLPKGNLEAIKQKVDDQLVTK; encoded by the coding sequence ATGAACCCGAATATTCCACGTACTGATCGAAAGCGTGTAGTGATTGTGGGGGCAGGGTTCGGAGGGTTGCGGCTGGCCCGCAAACTCTCAAGCCGGAAAGAGTTTCAGGTCGTTCTGATCAATAAAAATAACTTCCACGAATTTCAGCCACTCTATTACCAGGTGGCCACTTCCGGTCTGGAAGCCAGTTCCATTCTTTTTCCACTGCGGGCGGTTTTTCAAAACTGCAAAAACGTACACATCCGGGTTACAACCGTTACGATGGTGCATCCGGATACCAAAACCATCGACACGGGTCTTGGTCCGATTGAGTACGACTACCTGGTGGTTGCCATCGGCGCCGACACGAATTTCTTCGGACAGCAAAACATCATCGAGCGGGCGTTGCCCATGAAGTCGGTTTCGGAGGCCATTACGCTTCGGAATCGGATGTTGCAGAATTTCGAAGATGCCCTTTCCGTCGATAGTGTGGACGAAAAAGAAGGTTTTTTGAACGTCGTCGTAGTGGGAGGAGGCCCAACGGGTGTCGAATTGTGCGGAACGTTTGCCGAAATGCGCAAAACCGTCCTGCCGAGCGACTATCCTGAACTGGATTTCCGGATGATGAAGATCTACCTGGTTGAATCCGGTGCGGAATTGCTGGGGCCGATGTCGCAGGAGTCGCAGGTTAAATCGCTGCAATACCTGGAAAAACTCGGCGTCATCGTACGACTCAAAACGCGGGTTACGGATTTCGACGGACGCATCGTGTACATGAACGACGGTACTACCATCCGGACCAACAACCTGGTTTGGGCGGCTGGCGTCCGGGCCAACGCCCTCAACGGCCTACCGGCGGAAGCGCTTGGGCGGGGCGGACGGCTGATGGTCAACCGGTTTAGCCAGGTGCAGGGTTTCACGGATATCTTCGCCATCGGTGACATTGCGTTGATGACGGAGGAGAAATACCCCGACGGCCACCCGCAGATTGCCCAACCGGCCATCCAGCAGGGCAAACACCTGGCCGAAAACCTGATTCGTTCGCTGAAAGGTAAACCGATGGAGGAATTCAACTACAAAGACCTCGGCACAATGGCGACGATTGGGCGCGGAAAAGCCGTGGTCGATTTACCGTTCTGGAGTTTTCAGGGTGTTTTTGCCTGGATGGTGTGGCTGTTTGTGCACCTGATGGCGATTGTCGGCGTGAAAAACCGGCTCCTGATTTTAGTCAACTGGGCCTGGAATTACCTGAGCGACGACCAGTCCTTGCGGCTGATCATCAAGCCAAAACTGCCGAAAGGTAATCTGGAAGCCATCAAGCAGAAGGTCGACGATCAGTTGGTGACAAAATAG
- the nuoB gene encoding NADH-quinone oxidoreductase subunit NuoB: MSGLLDQRFKSGEGGVLLTTAEDLLNWARLSSLWPMGFGLACCAIEMMQTFASGYDLERFGIFPRPSPRQSDVMIVSGTVTFKMADRIRRLYEQMPEPRYVISMGSCSNCGGPYWQHGYHVVKGVDRIIPVDVYVPGCPPRPEALIGGFLKLQEKIRNARLTEEPAPTALLAMEAEEPAKV, encoded by the coding sequence ATGAGTGGTCTACTTGATCAACGATTTAAATCTGGTGAGGGGGGCGTTTTGCTGACCACCGCCGAAGACTTGCTGAACTGGGCGCGGCTGTCGTCGCTGTGGCCGATGGGCTTCGGGTTGGCCTGCTGCGCCATCGAAATGATGCAGACCTTTGCCTCGGGATATGATCTGGAGCGGTTCGGAATTTTTCCGCGCCCTTCCCCCCGGCAGTCGGATGTAATGATTGTATCCGGAACGGTAACGTTTAAGATGGCGGACCGCATCCGGCGCTTGTACGAACAGATGCCGGAACCCCGGTATGTGATTTCGATGGGTTCGTGTTCCAACTGCGGAGGGCCGTACTGGCAGCACGGCTACCACGTGGTCAAGGGGGTCGACCGGATTATTCCCGTTGATGTGTACGTGCCGGGCTGCCCCCCGCGTCCCGAAGCCCTGATTGGTGGGTTTCTGAAACTTCAGGAAAAAATCCGGAATGCCCGGCTGACGGAAGAACCCGCGCCGACGGCGTTGCTGGCGATGGAAGCAGAAGAACCCGCAAAAGTTTGA
- a CDS encoding sterol desaturase family protein produces the protein MEPTITKNKVRPKNNGTKPLFENPILERLSRTHISVPITIYLVTSTFFCWYAFAYTDMSAAWIGFLFLAGITVFTLVEYAVHRGVFHMETNTPAKAKIQYTFHGIHHEYPKDKTRLAMPPAAAIFVGAALFAVMFLLLGEASYAFFPGFLVGYSGYLFVHFIVHAYAPPKNIFKWLWINHSVHHYKDHDKNYGVSSPVWDYVFGTYMK, from the coding sequence ATGGAACCAACAATAACCAAAAACAAAGTAAGACCCAAAAATAATGGTACCAAACCGTTGTTCGAGAACCCGATTCTGGAACGCCTGTCGCGGACCCATATTTCTGTTCCCATTACAATCTATTTGGTAACTTCTACCTTTTTCTGCTGGTACGCGTTTGCCTACACCGACATGTCAGCCGCCTGGATTGGCTTCCTGTTTCTTGCGGGCATAACGGTGTTCACGCTGGTTGAGTACGCTGTTCACCGGGGCGTTTTCCACATGGAAACTAATACGCCAGCGAAAGCCAAAATTCAGTACACGTTCCACGGCATTCACCACGAATACCCGAAAGACAAAACGCGGCTGGCAATGCCCCCGGCTGCGGCTATCTTTGTCGGAGCGGCTTTGTTCGCCGTTATGTTTTTGCTGCTGGGTGAAGCGTCATACGCCTTTTTCCCCGGTTTCCTGGTCGGTTATTCCGGTTATTTGTTCGTGCATTTTATCGTACACGCCTACGCACCGCCCAAAAACATTTTTAAGTGGCTCTGGATTAACCACTCGGTTCACCACTACAAGGATCACGACAAAAACTACGGGGTTTCTTCTCCCGTCTGGGATTACGTTTTCGGAACGTACATGAAATAA